One Bdellovibrionota bacterium DNA window includes the following coding sequences:
- a CDS encoding DUF4230 domain-containing protein has protein sequence MTPAGSAKLNALFFLCGVVAALSVALYLRLPSRTPREPQVARLDAVQQVKNILKLGVIEARVSQIYEVRRENLKIQQLPVPWTGQRSVIATKGTAQIGYNLEKAEIISDLASKKVEAKLPEPEILSIDLDFHFLQEEDTFLRRLTPGDRNKILEAVKIEVRRDLLSPELKSGVEKRAQELMTDFATVYGLQIQLKKLTPPS, from the coding sequence ATGACTCCCGCCGGCTCTGCAAAGCTAAATGCCTTGTTTTTTCTGTGCGGCGTGGTCGCCGCCCTCAGCGTCGCGTTATACCTACGTCTCCCCTCCCGGACGCCGAGGGAGCCACAGGTCGCCAGATTGGATGCCGTCCAACAAGTCAAAAACATTCTAAAACTCGGTGTCATTGAAGCGCGGGTTTCGCAAATTTACGAAGTCCGCAGAGAAAATTTGAAAATCCAACAGCTCCCGGTCCCGTGGACCGGACAGCGAAGCGTCATCGCCACCAAGGGTACTGCCCAAATTGGCTACAATCTTGAAAAGGCCGAAATCATCTCCGATTTGGCGTCAAAAAAGGTAGAGGCAAAGCTGCCGGAGCCGGAAATCTTGTCGATCGACCTCGACTTCCACTTTCTTCAAGAGGAAGACACCTTTTTGCGTCGCCTTACACCCGGCGACCGAAATAAGATTCTGGAGGCGGTGAAGATTGAGGTTCGACGCGACCTGTTGAGTCCGGAATTGAAATCGGGCGTCGAGAAGCGAGCGCAGGAACTCATGACCGACTTCGCGACCGTGTACGGCCTGCAGATTCAATTGAAAAAGCTCACACCGCCTTCGTAG